The Candidatus Binatus sp. region GGCACATCACGACCGGGAAGCCCTCGCCCATCTCCGCGACGTGCAGCTCGATTCCGTTGCTGCGGACGTAGCTGTGCTTGATCTCGCTCATCGCGTTCTAACCTCGATTTGAATTTTGCGTTCCGGCGCGCTGCGCCGCCTGGCTGGAGGCATAATGCGGCAATGTCGGAATCGATTCCAGCGCGCATCGAAGGCGAAAGACTCAGTGTTGACACTTAAAGCCTCGCCGCCTTATGCTCCCAGGTCCAACCAAACTGAAACTTTCGTCGCCGCGGCAGTTAGAGAAATGGCGTCGATCGACGAATGTGAACCAATCGAGCAAGAGGAGAATACCTATGAGCCGTGACTTCGAATTCAAACAGCTACTGCGGGCCTATCGCAGCGGAATCATCTCGGAAGCGACCTTCGAAGGCGAGATGAAATGCCTCGAGGGCGGCGAGATGACCAATGGCAACGGCGCTGGCGGCTTCAAGGCCTTCGGCAAGACCTACGGATCGGAGCGCGCGGCGGTGATCAGCTTCCTCGATAAGGTGCGCGCGGGTGAGGCGAACGGCGGCGAAGCGTTCGACGCGTGGGCAAAGGTTTGCACGACTGATTGCATCCGCTCGGGCATCCGGATGGTCGCCGAGCGCGAGGCGTATCACGCCCGCATCTTCGGCCAGCGCCTGATGGAGCTTGGCGGCGAGCAGCGTGCGGGCACCACCGAAGATGGGCGCAAGTTCTGCGCGTATCTCGGCAACGCGTCGATCCCCGACACCGAGAAACTGCTCAAGTTCACCGAACTGGTCGGCAAGCCGGAAGACGCGATCAAACCGATCTGCGAGTTCCAGGCGTCGCTGAAGGAAGACCTCGGTACGAAGGAGGCGCTGCGCCTGTTCGCGGAAGATGAACTCTCGACGGCGAAGTGGCTGTGGGAATCCTGCGCGATCCTCAACGGGCTTAAGACCGACGCGTCGGCGACGGCCTCGATGTAGCAATCGCAATCAGTGCTGGAACGACGAGCGGGGCTCATCCGGGCCCCGCTCTTTTTTGTGTTGCGCGATCAGCGCGGAAACAACCGTGTCGTGCGTCAAGGAGCCGTCGGTGCGGCGGTCGAAGGGCCGGCCGCCGGTGCGCCCGGCAAATTCAATCTTGGTGCTGGCGCGGCGCCCATGTGCATGCCCGATCCGCCGGCCGGAGCGCCTCCCATATGCATCCCGCCCATCCCACCGGGCCCTTGCGGCAGTTCCTTTTTGGTGAAGCCGGCGGGGACAGCAAAAGTATCGTCGGGCAGATTCTGCGCCGCGATTTTCGTGACGACCGTCTTGGTCACGACCGGCGGACGATTCGCCATCATCTGATTGATCTTCGCGGCCTGCTCCGCTGACATCCCCGGAATCTGCATGTTGCCCATCTTCATCGTCGAGTCCGATGCCAGCGGCACTCCGTCCGGCATGTCAGCGCCCATACCGGCAGGCGCCGCGCCGCTCGCCTTCAGCTTCGAGGTCATGTTCTTCTGGAATGCCGAATACTCCGACGCTCCCGGGGCGTTCTTCGAGAAGCACTCCTTAATCGTGTAGTCGCCGGCCATCACGTGTCCGCCGCCGTCGTAGTCGGTACACTTGTAGCCTGCGATATCGCGCGTGCTCGACCCTTTCTTGAAATTCATCGACGACGCGGCGCTGGCCGCCATCATCGCCGCCATCTGGCCCTTGGGCGGAAAATCGATCTGGAAGTAGCTCTTAACCTTGGGGTCGAGGATG contains the following coding sequences:
- a CDS encoding DUF4412 domain-containing protein — translated: MNKLTPMLAGAALALTALPAIAGVVITQKQSVVSGPNNRDAEQTVMLQGNKQKMITDKHTIITDLDKGMVYILDPKVKSYFQIDFPPKGQMAAMMAASAASSMNFKKGSSTRDIAGYKCTDYDGGGHVMAGDYTIKECFSKNAPGASEYSAFQKNMTSKLKASGAAPAGMGADMPDGVPLASDSTMKMGNMQIPGMSAEQAAKINQMMANRPPVVTKTVVTKIAAQNLPDDTFAVPAGFTKKELPQGPGGMGGMHMGGAPAGGSGMHMGAAPAPRLNLPGAPAAGPSTAAPTAP